The window TGCCTTTTATGGTAGGCGGCCTCCAGCGAAGGCAGCATCAGATCAAGCAATGTAGCCGCCAGCCAAAGAATAGCCGCCACCACGTACGGGCCATGCGGGCCTGCCAGCTTTATGGAGAGTGCCGAAGAGCCATAACCGACTATGAACGAAGCATACAAGGTTAGTACAAACAGGGCATTGGCCGAGACCAGCAGATTCTTTTTAACCAATCGCGGGATAGAGGCCGCTTCGGCCGGCACAAAGAACTGGCTGATGGTCGCGATAGCGAAGCTTACAGCCAAGACTAAGAAAAAATTAGTTTCCACTAGAGGGTATGCAAGCACAAGCATAGCCCGGGCAATATTAGAAACCACCAGCACCCATTTGCGGTTCCAATAATCAACATAAGCTCCTGCCAGTGGCCCAAACAGAATGGCGGGGATACCAAAGGCCAGCACCAGCATTGCCACCGACACGTTAGCGAACTTGGTTTCGGCTGCCAGTTCGAAAACGCGGATGATTAAAGCGAAGAACAGTAAGTTCTGAGCAACCTGAGAGAATATTTGCGAACCCCAAAGCTTAACGAAGCTTGAGTTGCGCAGCAGCTGCAGATAATTGTTCACCGGTATCCTTAAGTTTATTGATTAAGCTTAATATAGAGCGCCCACTGCCTGGTGTCGAGTACCTTGAGCCAGATAAGCTCTTATCCCCTCTTAACGACTATGTTGTCTATGAGGCCATATTTTTTGGCCTCATCTGCCCCCATGTAAAAGTCACGGTCGGTATCCCCGTGAATCTTTTCAATAGGCTGACCTGTGGCGATAGCTAAAATTTTATTAATCCTCTCCCTAAACCCAAGCGCCTCACGGGCCGAAATTTCTATATCAGCTGTAGTGCCAGAGAATGCTGAAGACGGCTGGTGCATCATTATGCGGGCATTAGCTAGCGCCGAGCGCTTGCCTTTGGCGCCGCCGGCAAGCAGTACTGCACCCATACTCATGGCCATACCGACGCAAACAGTTGCAACATTGGGCTTAATGAAGTTCATCGTATCAAGTATGGCCATACCGGCATACACTGAGCCTCCCGGGCTATTAATGTAGAGCTCGATATCTTTTTTGGGGTCTTCGCTTTCTAAAAAAAGCAGTTGGGCAATAACAAGGTTGGCAACAGTTTCATCTATCTCGCTGCCTAGGAAGATAATACGTTCTTTCAGCAGGCGAGAATAAATGTCATAGGCCCTCTCGCCCATGGCAGTCTTTTCTATAACAGTCGGAATTAGAATTTGATTCCTAAGGTTGTTGTCTGACATTGCCATCTCCTTTTAGCACTCGCTGCTTACGACTGCCAATATTATAAGTTTATTTGGAGGCGTATTCAACCAAACAGCGGACTGTTTTAGCCGTCATTAAGTGGTTATAAATATCTTCTTTCACCTTCTCGCTCTCCAGCTCTTTCTGCATAGTGCTATCGGTATAGCGCTGCTTGAGTAGCGTCAGCTCGGCTTCTATTTCCTCCGGGCTTACCTTTAGGTTTTCTCTAGCGGCCACTTCGCGTAGCACTAAAGCCAATGCCAACCGGCGCTCGGCCTCGGGCTTTAGTTCGGCCTCCATCTCTTCGGCTGTTTTATTCTGCAGCTTAAGGTACTTTTGCATATCCAGGCCGCTGGTGGCCAATCTCTGCTCTAGCTCGCTCTTGAGTCGATCCACCTGGTGCGAAAGCAAATGCTGAGGCAGGGTAAGCTTGCTCGCTTTTACGATTTCTTCTAGCAGTTCATTCTCATACTGGCGATTGGCCTCTTGCTCAGCCTCAACCTTCAGCTGATCCTTAATGTCTTTTGTAAGTTCGTCTACGTTCTTAAACGGGCCGACTTCGGCAGCAAATTTATCGTTAAGCTCCGGCAAGGCAAGTTCTGTAACTTCGTGCAGGGTAATAGCAAACTCCACTGGCTTACCTGCCAGCTCCTTTTGGTGGTAATCCTTGGGAAAAGTAATGGTAAAGGTTTTTTCGGCTTTTGGCGCTAGACCCACCAGCTCCTCCTCAAAGCCAGGAATAAACTGGTTTGAGCCAAGCTTTAAGGTGTGGTTTTTGGCGGTCGCCCCCTCCACCGGCTTGCCGTCCTTGGTGCCCGCAAAATCAAACAGCACTTCATCGCCGGTTTTAGCGGCACGATCAACTTTATTGCGCTTGGCCATGCGGCGGCGGAGATCTTCGATCACTTCCTGCAGTTTGTCGTCTTCTATCTTAACTTGGGGCTTAGCCATTTTTATCTTGGTGTAATCGGGCAGTTTTACAGCCGGCAGAATCTCTACCTTGGCCTCAAACTCCAGCTCGGTGTAGGGTACGAATTTTTTAATTTGAATATCCGGGTGGCCGATAGCGGCAATCTTGGCATCTTCTAAGGCGTGGCCATAATAGTGATTAATAGCCGTCTGTATCACCTCACTCTGAACGGTGGCAGCACCAACCTCGCGCTCCACGATATTGTCGGGAGCTTTACCGGGGCGAAAGCCCGCCGCCTTAACGCCAGCGCGCAAGTGGTTAATGACACCGGTATGCTCTTTTTTCAGCTGGGTCTCGCTGACTTTGATCAGCAAAGTAACTTCGGTCTCGCTTTTTTTGATGATTTCAGAACTCATAGCTGCGTATTGTAGCAAAGCTAAGCCAAAATGTCATCGGCACAAAGAAAAAGACCCGCACCGTTTTGGTGCGGGTCTATGCCCTGGCTGGAATAAAGCGGCCATCTGAGAAAAAGCCGTGACTGCCTTCGCATGGCCTGAAAAACCACTTGTCTTCATTGCAGTCGATCGATTCATAGACCACGCCCATCTCATCGGACTGCAGGTCGTAGCCGATACCGATCGCAAGATACAAACCGCCCTTTTTGTGCTCCCAGAGCAAGGTCTCAAGCAAGCGTACTGAATAGCGGTAAAAATTATCCCGAACGGTCAGCTTCTCTCGGTCGATGTCCTCGGTATGAAGGTAAACCAGGTAATCATGATCTGCGCCCTTGTGGACGGCTTGGCGGCTTTTGTTGCCGAACTCAACTGTAACTGTAAAGAACAGCAATGATCTGTGCGGCACCTCCATCCTTTCCCTAGTTTTCAAGGCCTAGATATTTCACCACAAAGCGATTTTTTAATCAATTGGCGGATTAAAAAGAAAAAGGCCCAGAGAAAAAGCGTACCTTCTTCCTTGGGCCCGTTAGCCTGGAAACATTGAGTTATGATGAGCCTTGCCGGCTCTACGATACTCAATTGCCTCAGGCGGTACTTCGGCATCTATAAAGCCAGCCTCTATGAGCATATCAATGCTATCCATAGCATTCATGACAAAGTAGGCTTGATCATTTTTTATCAGATCGTCATTCCTCCAGGGAAGGGAATCCCACGTGTAGCCGATTCTTTCGGCATTGTGACGGGCGAGAGCGAGTACTGCTTTGTTGCGCTTGGTATCACTCTGGCGAACTGCCTCTATGGCAATCCTAATGGTAGATGAAGCTTCTTGAAAAAAAGACCGATCTACAACTTCTCCCATAACCCAACCTTCTTTGTAGATGTGCTAGAAGTAGACAAGGTTAGTAAACCAGTATAAGAACTGTCTTGCAAGTATAAATCTAATTGGTGGGGATGAAAGGACTTGAACCTTCACGCCTTGCGGCACTAGTTCCTAAAACTAGCGTGTCTACCATTCCACCACATCCCCGCATCAGCTTGAACGGTTGTAGAAACTCAGGGCTGAATCGCCATAAGTTTTTGTCTTTTCAAGCTCTAATGATTTTACATCAGGAGAGGGCTGCCTGCTAGAGTGCGAAACGACCATTTGCCCACCAGCGAGTAAAAAACCTGCCAGCTGGCCCAGAATGCCGACGTCCAGCTTATCGTAAGGCGGATCGGCCGTAATCAGATTATAGCGCGGTGCCGGCTGCTGCTGCTCCGGGAACTTCAGCCACCGCTCTACTCCGGCCTTATAAAGATGAAAATCGGCCGCCACACCTAGTTCTGAAACGTTCTTTAGAATAACAGCCTGCGCCTGCCCACCCGTCTCTAGCGCGTCCACGCTACTGGCGCCACGGCTAAGAGCCTCCAATCCAATCGCCCCACTGCCGGCATACACGTCTAGCACAACAAAACCGGTAACATCTCCCAGGGCATCAAACATAGCACCGCGCACTTTGTCGGCCATAGGCCTGGTGGCCATGCCTGCCGGGGCCGACAAACTCCGGCTGCCAAACTTACCGGCTATTATCCTCACGCTAGACCCTGACTGCTACTCTGGGTGCTGGTTTAGATTTAAGCTTTACGGTAGCGGTTTTCTGCTGAGCTTCAAGGTAGGCCAGCAGCCAAATGACGCCAATCGTATGAACCGTTTGCGGCGAGAGACGGTGCTTAACCAATCTAGCCACCCTTGAGTTCCAACCCGTCTCATAAAAGGTTTCGTATATGTGAAGACTGGCAATATCTCGCGATTCTTGTTTAAAGAACTCGATCGGGCCAATCTGCCTGGCGCGAGCTAATTTTGCCGGATCGAGCTTAACCCGCAGCCGGGTGCCGAACATAGCCATGACTACACCCATTTCAAAATTAAAGTGAGTGGTCAGCAGCCCTTTGCCGCCCCAAATAGCCCAGCCTTTCCGGAATATATCACGCGGTGCCTCACCCCGTACAAAGACTTTGTGTTTAAAAAAGCTGGAATTGGGGTTTTTTACCTTGGAGGAGTGCTCGGCAATCTTTTCTTCTAGCGGAAAGTGGTGGGCAGGGGTCAGACCGTCGCAAATGTAATGACCCATCCAGGCCGCCTCAAAAGCCGCCCTTACTAAATCTTCTTTTGCCAAGGCATCAACCAATACTCGGTAATGCCCCAAGATATTCTCTGGAATCGGCCCCACATCGGTGCTGGGGTTATAGAGATGCCCTGGCTCCTGCCGGCCGGGCGATTTTACCTTTAGACCGTCTGGGCCATTGATACCTTCAAAATGCAATATTTGCTTGAGCGGTGGAAATGTATCTTCCTTAAGGTAAGAACGAATCATTTCATAGGCTGCTGTATCGAACTTTTGGTGAATGCCAATACTAGAGACCGCCTTGCGTGATGTAACGAATCCTGAATACATTTAATGCCCCTTAATCGAGCGATGTCATCGCTTTTAAGCGATTGATGCGCTCTAAAACTATTGGGTATTGTAGCATGGCCTGAGGCTCGGCCACAAAGTCGGCCGTAATGTTACGCACGCTGGCTACCAGCTTCGTATCGCTCAAATCAGCCAAGCGCAGGTCTAATATGCCGTGCTGCTTTTGGCCGTAAATCTCCCCCGGTCCGCGCAACTCAAGATCAATCTGAGCAAGTCTGAAACCATCCTGGGTCCTCTCTAGTGCCTGCAAACGGCGAAATGCGTCACCACCCTCAGTACCCGTAAACAGCAAACAGTATGAGCTATGCGTACCGCGCCCGATACGACCTCGCAGCTGATGCAGAGCGGCCAGGCCAAAACGCTCCGCACCTTCCACTAGCATAATGCTGGCATTGGGGATATCTACTCCAACCTCAATCACACTGGTAGCCACCAATATATCAAGCTTGCCATCTGCAAACCGCCCCATAACGGCATCGCGCTCCGCTGGCTTAAGCCTGCCATGCACCACACCAATCCGGCGATGCTTAAATGGCCCCTTGGCCAACCTCTCGGCCTCGGCCGTTACGCTTTTGGCCTCTAGTACATGCGAATCTTCAATCAGCGGGCAGACTACAAACATCTGCCGGCCGCGGGCGAGCTGAGTATCAATGAATTTATACGCACTGTCTCTTTTATCCGGTTCCACCAGCTTAGTGGCCACACTTTTTCGCCCCGGTGGCATTTCATCTATAACCGAAATATCCAGATCGCCATACACAGTCAGCGCCAGGCTTCTGGGTATAGGGGTGGCCGTCATGCTTAAAAGGTGCGGCAGGCAGCCGGCTTTAGTTTTAAGCGTCTGTCGCTGAGACACACCAAAGCGATGTTGCTCGTCTATAATCACCAGCCCCAGGTTGGCAAAACTAACACCCTCTGATAGAAGAGCATGCGTACCGATAGTAAGATGAGCTGTGCCGCTGGCCAACTGTTTATTTGCTTCTTGCTTGGCTTTAGCCGTTTGACTGCCTACTAGTAGTACCGTCTGGTACCCCAGCCGTTTTAGTAGGGGTGTCAGCCTGGCAAAATGCTGTTTGGCTAGGATTTCGGTCGGCACCATCAGAGCAGCTTGAAGCCCACCGGCCATTGCCATGGTAGCAGCCAGGGCCGCTACAGCCGTCTTACCGCTACCTACATCACCCTCTAGCAAGCGATTCATCGGCCGCTCTCCAGACATATCCTGCAGAATCTGCCAGGCGGCCTTGCGCTGGGCATCGGTTAAATCGAAGTCTTGCGCGGCAGTAAACTTCTTTGCCACGTCAGCATCCAGGGGTATCACAGGAGCCTGCTCAGTCTTAATTTCACTTTTTATAATTAGGCTAGCGGCAATAACGTAGAACAGTTCTTCAAACGCAAAGCGGCGACGGGCCTGCTCTAATTTCTGCCGACTAGAGGGCGCGTGGATTTCGGTTAAGGCCTCACCAAATGGCGCAAGCTTACCGGCTTTTAGGATTTCTGCGGGCAGAGTCTCTGGCAGCTCTCTGGCGCGATGCAAAAGCGGCATAATAAAACCCCTGAGCTGTTTTGAGGTAAGCCCTTCTGTTTCAGGGTAAATCGGCACAATGCGAGCCGTATGCTTTGGGTCACCATTATCTTCTTCTATAGCCGGGCTTTGCAGTGCCAGGTCACTGTTCTTAAACTCCAGCTTTCCCGAAACAAGCACCCGCTTGCCGGGAGGGAAGCTACGGGTAAGGTACGGTTGGTTGAACCACACAACCTTTACCGTACCGGTCTCGTCTGTAAGGATTGCCTCGGTAATAGACAGCCGGCGACTGCGCGCCCGGCGGTTAGCAATGGCAACCACCTCGGCCCGGAAAGTTACAAGGCCCGGCCGCATTGAGCGGATTGGAATAATATTAGAAAAATCATCATAACGGCGAGGGTAGTGATTCAGCAGTTCGCCAACAGTTGTAATTTTAAGGCGGGCAAGTCTTTTTACCGCTAGCGGCCCGACACCCTTCAAGGTTTCTACCGAGCGGTCTAAATACATGCTAGCTCAGGTGCAGTTTGACGAACCGGCGCTTGCCGACCTGAACGATATCACCATCACCTACCTTGACGTTATCCGCGTCTATAGTCTGGCCTGCAATTTTAACGCCCTTTTGGCTTATCAGGCGCCTGGCCTCCGATTTACTGCTGGCAAGACCCAACCCAACCAGCAGCTCTGCCGGGTCCCAAGCAGCTTTAGTAATCTTCTCTTCCGTAATATCCTCGGGGGCCTGTTTATCTCTGAACTGTTTATTAAACCCTTCCTCGGCACCTGCTGCCTCCTTCTCTCCGTGATACTGCCTGACTATTTCGCGGGCCAGGGAGGCTTTGGTATCACGCGGATTGGCCCCCGCCGCAATATCGGCTATGACTTGCTTAATTACATTCATAGGAACATCAGTGCAAAGCTCATAATATGAGCCGACCAAAGCATCTGGCAGGCTCATCACTTTACCGTACATATCAGCAGGCGTATCGGTAATCCCTATGTAGTTTCCAAAGGATTTGCTCATCTTCTGTACGCCATCAGTACCTACCAGCAAGGGGCACATTACTATCTGCTGTGGCCTCTGCCCCAGTTTTTTCTGCAAATTGCGGGCGGCCAGCATATTAAAACGCTGATCGGTGCCACCAAACTCCACATCGGCCTCTAGGCATACTGAATCATAGGCCTGCATCAATGGATAGAGGATTTCATGGAGGGAGATTTCTACTCCTTGCTTTAAGCGGGTTTTAAAGTCATCGCGCTCGATGATTTGGGCAACTGTAAACTTACCGGCCAGCTCTAGCAATTTTGCTAAGTCGAGCTTATCTAGCCATTCGCTATTACGCCGTATTTCCGCCTTCTTAAGATCCAGGATTTTACCGACTTGTGCCAGATAAGTCTTGGCATTAGCTTCAATTTCTTTGTCTGAAAGCACCGGCCGGGTTTTGTTTATACCGGAGGGATCCCCTACTCTGGCAGTCGCGTCTCCGATTAGAAAAATAACCGTATGGCCCTGGTCCTGAAATTGGCGCAGCTTTCGCAAAACCACGGCATGGCCCAAGTGAATATCGGGGCTAGTGGGGTCTACTCCCAACTTCAATCGCATTTTTTTGCCCTTTAGGGCACGGGTCAGCTCAGCCTCTGTAATGACTTCGCTGATGCCTCGAGAAATAAGTTCATTCATTCTAACAATATACCATAAGGAATAACCGGTGGTCTGGGAACCCAAGAAAACCTCGACTAGAGCAAGCGCAAACATTATAATACTGCTATGAAAAGACGCAGGGTGCTAAGAGGAGGAGCTAAAGGCTTTAAAGGCCAGCTCAAACTCTTTTCCACCTCATTTACACCCACTGGATTCAAGCGCTACTGGCTCAACCAAGCTGGTGCTCGCCGCGCGGCCAAGATCGCCGGAGTAGGTTCTTTATTCCTATTTTTAATTTTTCTTTACTTCGCCAAAGACCTTCCTAGTCCGGGTAAGATCAACGCCCGGATAGGCGCTCAGAACACCCGCTTCTACGACCGCACCGGCCAGACATTGATTTACGAAGTGCACGGCGATAAAAACCGAACCGTAATCGCGTTCAACGAAATGCCGGACAATATCAAAAAAGCCACCGTTGCGATCGAAGATAAGGACTTCTTCAAGCATGGGGCCTTTAGTATTTTCGGTATCGGCCGGGCATTTACAGGTGTAGTTTTCCGTGACCCAAGCAAGGGCGGAGGCTCAACCATTACCCAGCAGTATGTAAAAAACGCCCTGCTATCCCCAGAGCGCACCCTCTCGCGCAAGGTCAAAGAGCTGATTCTAGCGATTGAAATCGAGCAGCTCTATAAGAAAGATGACATTCTAAAGCTCTATTTGAATGAAATTCCATACGGATCGCAATCATATGGTATAAAAGCCGCTACCAATACCTACTTCTCTAAAGATGTTGAGGATAGGAAAGTACCAAAGGAGCCGCACGAACTAACATTAGATGAGGCGGCACTGCTGGCCGCTATGCCGCAAGCACCCACCTACTACTCGCCTTACGGCAACCATCGCGACGCCTTGATAGCCCGACAGCATCTGGTACTCAGCCGTATGGCAGAGCAAGGCTTTATAACGAATGAAGAGGCCAAGGCCGCGAAAAGCGTAGACACTCTAAGTAAACTTAACCCCAGGCCGAATATTGCATCTAAATCGAAGGCTCCGCATTTCACCCAGTTCCTGCAAGAACGGCTGGCGAATAAGTATGGCACACGAGTGGTTGAGCAGGGCGGCCTAAAGGTGATTACCAGCCTAGATTTAGAGAAACAGGCAGCGGCCATTGATGCGGTTCAGAAAAATATGGGTAATGTCCGTCGACTGGGCGGAAGTAACTCCGCGCTGGTTGCTACCGATCCTAAGAGCGGCGAGATTTTAGCCATGGTTGGCTCATATGATTACAACGATGAAAAATTTGGCGCCTTTAACGTAGCGGCCGCCCACCGCCAACCCGGCTCGAGCTTTAAACCGCTGGTGTACGCCACAATGTTCAAAAAAAACTGGGGCCCGGGCAGCACTATGTATGATGTAACAACAGATTTCGGCGGCGGCTACAAACCAGAAAACTATACCGATCGTACTTACGGTGTTCAATCTGTGCGCGCCTCACTAGCCGGTTCGCTAAACATACCGGCTGTTAAAGCACTATACCTTGCGGGCATCAAAGACAGTCTAACCCAGGCGCGCAAAATGGGTATTTCTACCCTGAATAGCGACTCCTCCAAGTATGGCTTAAGCTTGGTTTTGGGTTCAGGCGAGGTCAAGCTGGTAGATATGGCTAACGCCTATGAGACGTTTGCGAACGGCGGTAAACATTACCCT is drawn from Candidatus Dormiibacterota bacterium and contains these coding sequences:
- a CDS encoding ATP-dependent Clp protease proteolytic subunit, with translation MSDNNLRNQILIPTVIEKTAMGERAYDIYSRLLKERIIFLGSEIDETVANLVIAQLLFLESEDPKKDIELYINSPGGSVYAGMAILDTMNFIKPNVATVCVGMAMSMGAVLLAGGAKGKRSALANARIMMHQPSSAFSGTTADIEISAREALGFRERINKILAIATGQPIEKIHGDTDRDFYMGADEAKKYGLIDNIVVKRG
- the tig gene encoding trigger factor; this translates as MSSEIIKKSETEVTLLIKVSETQLKKEHTGVINHLRAGVKAAGFRPGKAPDNIVEREVGAATVQSEVIQTAINHYYGHALEDAKIAAIGHPDIQIKKFVPYTELEFEAKVEILPAVKLPDYTKIKMAKPQVKIEDDKLQEVIEDLRRRMAKRNKVDRAAKTGDEVLFDFAGTKDGKPVEGATAKNHTLKLGSNQFIPGFEEELVGLAPKAEKTFTITFPKDYHQKELAGKPVEFAITLHEVTELALPELNDKFAAEVGPFKNVDELTKDIKDQLKVEAEQEANRQYENELLEEIVKASKLTLPQHLLSHQVDRLKSELEQRLATSGLDMQKYLKLQNKTAEEMEAELKPEAERRLALALVLREVAARENLKVSPEEIEAELTLLKQRYTDSTMQKELESEKVKEDIYNHLMTAKTVRCLVEYASK
- the rsmD gene encoding 16S rRNA (guanine(966)-N(2))-methyltransferase RsmD, whose protein sequence is MRIIAGKFGSRSLSAPAGMATRPMADKVRGAMFDALGDVTGFVVLDVYAGSGAIGLEALSRGASSVDALETGGQAQAVILKNVSELGVAADFHLYKAGVERWLKFPEQQQPAPRYNLITADPPYDKLDVGILGQLAGFLLAGGQMVVSHSSRQPSPDVKSLELEKTKTYGDSALSFYNRSS
- the recG gene encoding ATP-dependent DNA helicase RecG, which gives rise to MYLDRSVETLKGVGPLAVKRLARLKITTVGELLNHYPRRYDDFSNIIPIRSMRPGLVTFRAEVVAIANRRARSRRLSITEAILTDETGTVKVVWFNQPYLTRSFPPGKRVLVSGKLEFKNSDLALQSPAIEEDNGDPKHTARIVPIYPETEGLTSKQLRGFIMPLLHRARELPETLPAEILKAGKLAPFGEALTEIHAPSSRQKLEQARRRFAFEELFYVIAASLIIKSEIKTEQAPVIPLDADVAKKFTAAQDFDLTDAQRKAAWQILQDMSGERPMNRLLEGDVGSGKTAVAALAATMAMAGGLQAALMVPTEILAKQHFARLTPLLKRLGYQTVLLVGSQTAKAKQEANKQLASGTAHLTIGTHALLSEGVSFANLGLVIIDEQHRFGVSQRQTLKTKAGCLPHLLSMTATPIPRSLALTVYGDLDISVIDEMPPGRKSVATKLVEPDKRDSAYKFIDTQLARGRQMFVVCPLIEDSHVLEAKSVTAEAERLAKGPFKHRRIGVVHGRLKPAERDAVMGRFADGKLDILVATSVIEVGVDIPNASIMLVEGAERFGLAALHQLRGRIGRGTHSSYCLLFTGTEGGDAFRRLQALERTQDGFRLAQIDLELRGPGEIYGQKQHGILDLRLADLSDTKLVASVRNITADFVAEPQAMLQYPIVLERINRLKAMTSLD
- the tyrS gene encoding tyrosine--tRNA ligase, with amino-acid sequence MNELISRGISEVITEAELTRALKGKKMRLKLGVDPTSPDIHLGHAVVLRKLRQFQDQGHTVIFLIGDATARVGDPSGINKTRPVLSDKEIEANAKTYLAQVGKILDLKKAEIRRNSEWLDKLDLAKLLELAGKFTVAQIIERDDFKTRLKQGVEISLHEILYPLMQAYDSVCLEADVEFGGTDQRFNMLAARNLQKKLGQRPQQIVMCPLLVGTDGVQKMSKSFGNYIGITDTPADMYGKVMSLPDALVGSYYELCTDVPMNVIKQVIADIAAGANPRDTKASLAREIVRQYHGEKEAAGAEEGFNKQFRDKQAPEDITEEKITKAAWDPAELLVGLGLASSKSEARRLISQKGVKIAGQTIDADNVKVGDGDIVQVGKRRFVKLHLS
- a CDS encoding transglycosylase domain-containing protein — its product is MKRRRVLRGGAKGFKGQLKLFSTSFTPTGFKRYWLNQAGARRAAKIAGVGSLFLFLIFLYFAKDLPSPGKINARIGAQNTRFYDRTGQTLIYEVHGDKNRTVIAFNEMPDNIKKATVAIEDKDFFKHGAFSIFGIGRAFTGVVFRDPSKGGGSTITQQYVKNALLSPERTLSRKVKELILAIEIEQLYKKDDILKLYLNEIPYGSQSYGIKAATNTYFSKDVEDRKVPKEPHELTLDEAALLAAMPQAPTYYSPYGNHRDALIARQHLVLSRMAEQGFITNEEAKAAKSVDTLSKLNPRPNIASKSKAPHFTQFLQERLANKYGTRVVEQGGLKVITSLDLEKQAAAIDAVQKNMGNVRRLGGSNSALVATDPKSGEILAMVGSYDYNDEKFGAFNVAAAHRQPGSSFKPLVYATMFKKNWGPGSTMYDVTTDFGGGYKPENYTDRTYGVQSVRASLAGSLNIPAVKALYLAGIKDSLTQARKMGISTLNSDSSKYGLSLVLGSGEVKLVDMANAYETFANGGKHYPSTGVVKITDARGRTLQESKKAQPKKALDPQIAYLISHILSDKAAGQYIFGGALQTPGLNTAIKTGTTENYRDAWTMGYTPSIVVGVWAGNNDNKSMTKAASAVSAPAFKSFITDKRVQIKNEQFEKPAGIKQVTLDANTGALPTSGGSPKTRTDIFPSWYKPETAGAVKTGKIDKVSGKLATDCTPPSAVQEVTSGQMDAEIPASDPAYSRWNGPVQALAKSMGFSAGGGLPTESDDVHKCSDTKPSVNLTVSGNGPLNIRADVSQGTHAVNNLTIYFDDQVISTTGGGSYEFTYNPPATGSHTIKAKVSDTALYEGTDEEAVNVTSTSGFEGTAPGNGVVFGPGSSINFRWTTAGGANKYIISVSGPGGNQSNNAGNSTSYTFPTPFIPPGNYTWYVQAYHGGTLLTQTVLRSFQIQ